In Cryptomeria japonica chromosome 5, Sugi_1.0, whole genome shotgun sequence, the genomic window AAACCTTAGACAAGATAAGCATTCACACCTGACCACGAATACAACCTTTCGAAATGCCTTGGGAAATTCCAAATCAGTGTGTCATAGAGGCGTGGATAAAATGGTCAGCTTCCATGGAATGTATTGAGTCTTGATACCCTATCCCTATACAAAAATTTGAGTCACTTGGTAAGGATCATCTGGTTGCTGGGTTTCGCCGGACAATACATCATTTGTGAGTAACAACTTTAGGACATCGATCTCTCTAGTATAAACAACTAAACCACAGTTGCCCACTAGTCTGCGATACATTCCAAGGATGTCAAACAAGTAAAATGAAACTCAATCTGCAACCGTTGATACGGATGGATCCTTCCCAAGAGGCCCATTTTTATATCAATCTCTAACTCTCTTAATGTAAGAGCTGCCCAAAATCCCTTGATAAACTCTTTGCAAGATTCCCTTCCTTTACAAATCAGTTTTCCTTTAACATTATTGCTCTCTACAATCTCAATTGAACCTGTATTTCCCAGCATTTTAGCACTTTCATGTTGCAGCTCATTCTCATTATATTTTGAAATTTCTGTCGATGCAGATTGACTTGTGGTACTACTCTTTTCTTCTTCTCCCATCTGATATACAGTTGTGTTCTTATCAAACTTCAAAATATAGGCTTGCTTGCATCCCTCAAACAATCTTTCTCCCAATGTATCAATTATATAGCATACTCCTTTTTCGACCTTGAGAAGAAAAAAATGGTCATTCCAGGTAACAATATAAATCTGTGGTCCATCAGTCCCTTCTTCTCTAGCATAAGTTCCGTTAATAATTTCTTCCCAAATTTTGTCAAAAGACGTAGACTCTTGCAGAAATTCAAAGGAATCTCCTATTTTTTCAGGCTGAAAGAAAGCCACAAAAGACTTGTCTGGTGCAAGAGAAAGGGAACATACATTTGCCTCTAACACAGTCTCAAGATCAAAATGCCCGTCCGGAAATCTTTGTTTGTAAGCCTGAATTTGACAAAGGTTCCTCCACTGTAAGGATCCTTTTTGTATCAAAGCATCAAACAGAGGTTTAGTTAGCATTGAATTTCTGTTATTGTGCAACCAGTCAGCAATGACAGCCACCAAAGCAGAACAGGCGCTCTCCCCTGCAGCCCTTTCGCTTCTCTGATCAAATGAAGCAAAAAGGACTTGGGTAGACAGCTTCATCTGCCCATCTCTACTCACCAGATCTATCTGTTCCCACCTGTCTCTGCCTGGTGTCAAACGGTCGTTAGAACATGTTCCTTTTTTTAAATTCTCATGCCCTGCATTCAATGCCACAGACCCTATAGGAGAAGACTCCAATTTGTCATATTTTTGCTTCCTCCTCATGGCAGGGTTGTAATCAGGATCCTTCTCTTCCTCATCCATGACCCTTgaattcctcttcttcttgggaGGCTCGTCCTCCGACGAATCAGAAatatcttcttcctcatcatcagacCTGCATTTTTCCTTATTCTCCTGCTGCTGTCTGGTAACAATGGTCAATGACCGTTTACACTCGGTGATAGTAGAAATGTCCCTATGCTTCTTAGCATTGCCCCACTCGAACCCTGCTCTTCTGTTCTTGCATGATTTTTGTTGGGCATGAGAAAAGTGCTTTTGGCACAGAGTGCGTCCTGGCAATGCAGAGTAACTGCACCTCCATTGTTTCCCATCCGACCGCTTGCACCTCACCTGAACCTCCATCTCCTCGTGTACCTCTTGTAATTCTGCATCTTCTTCACCCTTGGCCTCCTTGGTAATCACGGCTTCCAAAATGTCATCAGATGGCTGAATCTTATCCATTTTACAACATTTGGCCTGGGGACTCGCCTCCCTTACTTCCTTCTCTTTATCCGCACCCATCCATTTGTCAAAATCCTCAAATACTCGTTTGAGCATCCCTTTTCCTGCTCTATTATCCAATTGAGTTGTAATGATGCAGTGTGGTCTTCTCTGGCTATCTTCCAAGATGTTATCACCTCCTGTAATCTTATCTTTTTCGCCGACACCAGTAAGCATTATTTCCGAATGAGGCTTTATCTCCCCCAAATTTTCCTTGACT contains:
- the LOC131066220 gene encoding uncharacterized protein LOC131066220, which codes for MSSNPWLSNSRWMKSNKDLEEKSESETGMSNSQNGDCALADGKEMTCLREMKSLRDELQGWKNKCVKMEEEFRTERGKLKRVLILKQTELNKMKGQLGKMAEELEKTQLEKDRLAGKCVKMEEEFRTERDKLKRVLILKQTELNKMKGQLGKMAEELEKTQLEKDSLAAKSNRMDKLIEELAKLGMTRLVGELDRDKHTLSVDENNINSQDCSVSDSKDTGRLVDVGMAVKGKLGEMKPLSEVGLMGVSKKDNISQCQAGVSKKDEVLQCEVGSMSLGKNEKISQCQAGLTKKDKNSQSEFGHVNCNKNDKISQCGVGRMNSCKKDKISQCQGGLMNLGKKEGMMDMRMEVKENLGEIKPHSEIMLTGVGEKDKITGGDNILEDSQRRPHCIITTQLDNRAGKGMLKRVFEDFDKWMGADKEKEVREASPQAKCCKMDKIQPSDDILEAVITKEAKGEEDAELQEVHEEMEVQVRCKRSDGKQWRCSYSALPGRTLCQKHFSHAQQKSCKNRRAGFEWGNAKKHRDISTITECKRSLTIVTRQQQENKEKCRSDDEEEDISDSSEDEPPKKKRNSRVMDEEEKDPDYNPAMRRKQKYDKLESSPIGSVALNAGHENLKKGTCSNDRLTPGRDRWEQIDLVSRDGQMKLSTQVLFASFDQRSERAAGESACSALVAVIADWLHNNRNSMLTKPLFDALIQKGSLQWRNLCQIQAYKQRFPDGHFDLETVLEANVCSLSLAPDKSFVAFFQPEKIGDSFEFLQESTSFDKIWEEIINGTYAREEGTDGPQIYIVTWNDHFFLLKVEKGVCYIIDTLGERLFEGCKQAYILKFDKNTTVYQMGEEEKSSTTSQSASTEISKYNENELQHESAKMLGNTGSIEIVESNNVKGKLICKGRESCKEFIKGFWAALTLRELEIDIKMGLLGRIHPYQRLQIEFHFTCLTSLECIAD